A single window of Ammospiza caudacuta isolate bAmmCau1 chromosome Z, bAmmCau1.pri, whole genome shotgun sequence DNA harbors:
- the RPP25L gene encoding ribonuclease P protein subunit p25-like protein — MENYKKTKIVERPCPLPFTDLPADIIEMKVKDGSKIRNLMGYAMSKMEQDSVRQILFTGSGKAVSKTITCVEIMKRRLKELHQITKVLFRQIEEIWEPIVPEAGLDALTVKRNIPAICVLLSKDALDPQEPGYQAPGSFDAFWTEALKAESQGQMKRKQGGGRGAASTGKHPRSTGGVTGGP, encoded by the coding sequence ATGGAGAACTATAAGAAGACCAAAATTGTGGAGAGACCTTGTCCTCTTCCTTTCACTGACCTGCCCGCTGATATTATTGAAATGAAGGTGAAGGACGGGAGCAAAATTAGGAATCTGATGGGCTATGCCATGAGCAAGATGGAGCAGGACTCGGTGAGGCAGATTCTATTCACTGGCTCAGGCAAGGCCGTCAGCAAGACCATCACCTGCGTGGAAATCATGAAACGaaggctgaaggagctgcacCAGATCACCAAAGTGCTCTTCAGACAGATCGAAGAAATCTGGGAGCCCATTGTGCCTGAGGCAGGCCTCGATGCCTTGACAGTGAAGAGGAACATTCCTGCCATTTGTGTCCTGCTGAGCAAAGATGCCCTGGATCCCCAGGAGCCGGGGTACCAGGCCCCAGGATCTTTCGATGCCTTCTGGACTGAGGCACTGAAAGCAGAATCGCAGGGCCAGATGAAGAGGAAGCAGGGCGGAGGCCGGGGAGCTGCCAGCACGGGGAAGCACCCTCGCTCCACCGGGGGAGTGACGGGCGGGCCCTGA